A section of the Telopea speciosissima isolate NSW1024214 ecotype Mountain lineage chromosome 3, Tspe_v1, whole genome shotgun sequence genome encodes:
- the LOC122655109 gene encoding transcription factor FER-LIKE IRON DEFICIENCY-INDUCED TRANSCRIPTION FACTOR-like translates to MDPQEFQVFHEQITNFGYQSFINESNYDHLIDLIRGENAEEPITSFIPNYDGNELMFNGGLVDNHFPPSSMLGDMFDFNSNPNSTFNSLPQFSEEDEIREDENENDGYNSSATTTTTSTKNVDRSRTLISERRRRGRMKEKLYALRSLVPNITKMDKASIVGDAVLYVQDLQMEAKKLKAEISGLESSLKGGVERLQDFVNKPKKIPEFDKNHLSCRKIVQMDVFQVEERSYYVRLESIKGEGVAVGLHKALESLTCFDVKDSNFSTVCERLVLTFTLHVRECGEEMNMSTLKIWVTGALLNQGFEFKTPI, encoded by the exons ATGGATCCTCAAGAATTCCAAGTTTTCCATGAGCAAATTACCAACTTTGGCTATCAAAGTTTTATCAATGAAAGCAACTATGATCATTTGATTGATCTCATTAGAGGAGAAAATGCAGAAGAACCCATCACCAGTTTCATTCCAAATTATGATGGTAATGAACTTATGTTTAATGGTGGTTTGGTTGATAACCATTTTCCTCCTTCTTCCATGCTTGGAGACATGTTTGATTTTAACTCAAATCCCAACTCTACTTTCAATTCATTACCACAATTTagtgaagaagatgagataAGAGAAGATGAGAACGAAAACGATGGGTATAATTCCTCTGCAACTACAACAACTACATCGACGAAGAACGTAGATCGATCGAGAACTTTGATTTCTGAAAGACGTCGAAGGGGACGTATGAAGGAGAAGCTCTATGCATTGCGTTCTTTGGTTCCTAACATAACTAAG ATGGACAAGGCTTCTATTGTTGGAGATGCAGTGCTGTACGTGCAAGATTTGcaaatggaagcaaagaagtTAAAAGCTGAGATTTCTGGGTTAGAGTCATCTTTAAAAGGAGGAGTAGAGAGACTTCAAGATTTTGTTAATAAACCCAAGAAAATTCCAGAGTTTGATAAGAACCATTTAAGTTGCAGGAAGATAGTTCAG ATGGATGTGTTCCAAGTGGAAGAGAGAAGTTATTATGTGAGGTTGGAATCTATTAAGGGAGAAGGGGTAGCTGTGGGTCTTCACAAGGCTCTTGAATCACTAACTTGTTTTGATGTTAAAGATTCCAATTTCAGCACTGTTTGTGAGAGATTGGTCTTGACATTTACACTCCAT GTAAGAGAATGTGGAGAAGAGATGAACATGTCGACTTTGAAGATATGGGTTACAGGGGCTCTTCTCAACCAGGGATTTGAGTTCAAGACACCAATATAG